The Rathayibacter sp. VKM Ac-2760 genome segment ATCCTCGGCGCACCCCGAGTCTCCTGATGCGCGAGCTCGAGGACGGTCGTGCGCGCGATGCGGTTACCCCAGTGTCCGCGCTAGTGGAGGTGTCTGCCGCCGTCGTCCAGCTGGGGGAGGCGTCGATCGCGGGGAACACCCGGCGCGCCTACCAGGGGGACCTGCGCTCGTTCGTGGCCTGGTGCGCATCGGCCGGCCGGCCGCATCTGCCGGCCTCGCCGCAGACGGTGGCCGAGTACCTCGCCGACCGCGCCGGGCTCCTGAACACCGCGGGGGAGTGGCGGTACGCGCCGTCGACCCTCGCGCGCGCGCTGGCTGCGATCAACGCCGCCCATGCCGAACAGAACCTCCCCCTCCCGGGACACAGCGCCCTGGTCACCCGGACCTTGCAGGGCATCCGCCGCGACCGCCAACGCCCCACTCGCCAAGCGGACCCGCTCATGCTCAGCGACATCCAGGCGGTACTGGATCGCATCGACGTGACTACTTGGCCCGCCGGCGCCGCCGGCGTCCGCGACCGGCTGCTGCTCCTGCTCGGCTGGGCCGGCGCATTCCGGCGCAGCGAACTCACCGACCTCCGAGTCGAGGACGTGCTCCGGCATCGCGAGGACGGACTGCACGTGCGGGTGCGACGCTCCAAGACCGACCAGGTCGGGAAGGGCCTGATCAAGGCGGTCCCGTACGGGCGGGAACCGCTCACCTGCGGCCCCTGCGCCTGGATGCGCTGGCTGCGGATCCTGGCGGCAGCGGAGGAGGGGCGCAGTGCGGTCATGCGAGTGCTGTTCACCGATGACCCGGCAGTGCACGTGTGCCGCAGCACGCTCCCAGCTTTGCAAGGAGCAACCCCGCTGCTGCGTCGGATGCATAAGAGCGGTCTGCCGACCGAGAACGCGCTGGCCGCGCAGTCGGTGAACCTGATCGTCAAACGCCGCGTCACCGCCGTCGGGTTCGACCCCGCCCGGTACAGCGCGCACTCGCTGCGCGCGGGATTCGTCACCGAAGCCCTGCGCCAAGGAGCGACCACACACGCAGTGATGCGCCAGACCGGCCACCGCTCCGCCGCGACCGTGGAGATCTACGCCCGCGAACGCGACCCCCTCACCGGCAACGCCGTCACCAGCCTCGGCCTATGACCACCGCGAGCCTGCTCGAGCAGCTCCCCGCCACCAGCCGACCCGCCTGGCAGCTGTACACCGATTGGTGCGCCGCGACCGGCGTCTCGACGCTGCCGGCGCCACCGCAC includes the following:
- a CDS encoding site-specific integrase, which gives rise to MRELEDGRARDAVTPVSALVEVSAAVVQLGEASIAGNTRRAYQGDLRSFVAWCASAGRPHLPASPQTVAEYLADRAGLLNTAGEWRYAPSTLARALAAINAAHAEQNLPLPGHSALVTRTLQGIRRDRQRPTRQADPLMLSDIQAVLDRIDVTTWPAGAAGVRDRLLLLLGWAGAFRRSELTDLRVEDVLRHREDGLHVRVRRSKTDQVGKGLIKAVPYGREPLTCGPCAWMRWLRILAAAEEGRSAVMRVLFTDDPAVHVCRSTLPALQGATPLLRRMHKSGLPTENALAAQSVNLIVKRRVTAVGFDPARYSAHSLRAGFVTEALRQGATTHAVMRQTGHRSAATVEIYARERDPLTGNAVTSLGL